The nucleotide window AGGGCCAGCCCACGAGCAGCACCGAAGACTTCATCACAGGCTGGCAGGATGCTCGGGGCCGCCGCAGCGGGCGTCCGGCAGGAATTGTGTTTGGGGCGGACGGGACGATGTACGTGAGCGACGACCAGGCAGGCGTGATCTACAGAGTGACGTATCAGCGGTAGAGCGTGGGGACAGGTCTTTGTGGGGACAGGTCTTCGACCTGTCCATGCCGAGCTCAGCTCGGCAGCTTTTGCCGCGCCACAAAAGTCGGCCCTGCGGGCCTGGGACAGGTCAGAGACCTGTCCCCACAAGAGACCTGTCCCCACATCTGCTGACTACTCCCGGCAATACTTCTCGTACTGCTGATGAATAAACGGGTCTGTCATTCCCGCGAGGTAGTCGCAGATCACCCGCGGCAAGGGTTCGTGGCCGGCTTTCTCGCGATAGTTTCGCGGGAGATCGTCGGGTTCCTCCATCCAGTGCGCGAAGAGTTCTCCGATGATGCGCTCAGCGTCTTCTTTTTCTCCTTCCAGCGCGGGGCTGAAATAAAGATTTTCGTAGAGGAAATGCTTGAGCTGCTTCCGTTGCTGCGCCACCGGCGGGCTGAACGCGGCGAGCCTTTCGGGATGGCGGCGAATTGCGTCCACGGATCGCACACCCGCCTGCTCCAGTCGCAAGCGTGAATTTGTGATCAGGTCGCTTACCAGGAAATTGAAGATGCCCTTCAGCGCCTCGTTAAAAAGCAATTTCTCCGGCGCATGGGGATAGCGCGACTGCGCCTCGCGGTAGTTCTCGTCAAATATGTTCACGCTGCTCGCGATCTGCTCAATCGTAAGCAGGTGGGCTTCGTACCCGTCGTCGAGATCGGCCGTGTTGTATCCAATTTCATCGGTCAGGTCGATCAGCTGCGCTTCCAGTGGCGGACGCAAGTCGAGGAGATATTCCGCGAGTTCCGGATGAGTCTCCGTGGAGTAATCGTGGGAATGCTTGATGATTCCTTCGCGCACTTCAAATGTCAGATTCAATCCGCGAAATGCAGCGTAACGAAGTTCGAAATCTTCCACGATCCGCAGGGCGTGCAGGTTGTGGTCGAAAGAAAATCCTTGCTGGCGCATGGCCGTGTCGAGCGCCTTCTCTCCGGCGTGTCCAAACGGGGGATGTCCAATGTCGTGAACCAGGGCCAGGGCCTCCACCAGATCGCCGTTGAGGCCAAGCTGTGCCGCAATGGTGCGTGAAATCTGCGTGACTTCGATGGTGTGGGTCAGGCGATTGCGAAAGTGATCGGAGTAGCGCCGCGTAAAGACCTGCGTCTTCGCTTCCAGCCGTCGAAACGCGCGCGCATGGACCACGCGATCGCGGTCACGCTGAAAGTCATTGCGATAGGGGTGCGGCGCTTCCGGATAACGCCGTCCGCGGGAATCTTCCGCGCGAACCGCGTACTCAGCGA belongs to Acidobacteriota bacterium and includes:
- a CDS encoding deoxyguanosinetriphosphate triphosphohydrolase, producing the protein MSTDSKLAEYAVRAEDSRGRRYPEAPHPYRNDFQRDRDRVVHARAFRRLEAKTQVFTRRYSDHFRNRLTHTIEVTQISRTIAAQLGLNGDLVEALALVHDIGHPPFGHAGEKALDTAMRQQGFSFDHNLHALRIVEDFELRYAAFRGLNLTFEVREGIIKHSHDYSTETHPELAEYLLDLRPPLEAQLIDLTDEIGYNTADLDDGYEAHLLTIEQIASSVNIFDENYREAQSRYPHAPEKLLFNEALKGIFNFLVSDLITNSRLRLEQAGVRSVDAIRRHPERLAAFSPPVAQQRKQLKHFLYENLYFSPALEGEKEDAERIIGELFAHWMEEPDDLPRNYREKAGHEPLPRVICDYLAGMTDPFIHQQYEKYCRE